In Chrysiogenia bacterium, a genomic segment contains:
- a CDS encoding NmrA family NAD(P)-binding protein → MASANKTVLVTAGNGNQARAVIPQLAKAGFRVRAMRRVDREGPGPKDLGAQEVVIGDACSPEDAFKAMEGVDAVYHVGPSFHPREREMGFNMIEQAGRASVEHFVFSSVLHPILTGLPQHEIKRDIEERLLESGLNFTILQPADYMQMVSVGAIPGSSVFLLGWDLNKRQALVDLDDVAEVLVRVVTEGKQHYGASYELCSGENLCAHDIGAALSEAFGRPFKVMQFPHNYDKPMPYILGEYDEAHMRHQMSVFKVVNEWYDRFDFIGNANVLRMLLGREPTSFVEFARKRFEKEI, encoded by the coding sequence ATGGCAAGCGCCAACAAAACGGTTCTGGTAACAGCAGGTAACGGCAACCAGGCACGCGCGGTCATCCCGCAGCTTGCGAAGGCCGGTTTCCGGGTACGCGCCATGCGCCGGGTCGATCGCGAGGGACCCGGACCAAAAGATCTGGGCGCGCAGGAAGTTGTGATTGGCGACGCCTGCAGTCCTGAAGACGCCTTTAAGGCGATGGAGGGTGTCGACGCCGTCTACCACGTTGGTCCCTCGTTTCATCCGCGCGAGCGGGAGATGGGCTTCAACATGATCGAGCAGGCCGGGCGCGCCAGTGTTGAGCACTTTGTCTTCAGCTCGGTGCTGCACCCGATTCTCACCGGACTTCCCCAGCACGAGATCAAGCGCGACATCGAGGAGAGATTGCTCGAATCGGGGCTGAATTTCACGATTCTGCAACCGGCCGACTACATGCAGATGGTTTCGGTGGGCGCAATTCCCGGGTCTTCTGTATTTTTGCTCGGCTGGGACCTGAACAAGCGCCAGGCCCTCGTGGACCTCGACGACGTGGCCGAGGTGCTGGTCCGCGTCGTGACCGAGGGCAAGCAGCACTACGGCGCGAGCTATGAGCTGTGCAGCGGGGAGAACCTCTGCGCCCATGACATCGGCGCGGCACTCTCGGAGGCCTTCGGCCGCCCGTTCAAGGTGATGCAGTTCCCGCACAACTACGACAAGCCCATGCCGTACATCCTGGGAGAATACGACGAGGCGCACATGCGCCATCAGATGTCCGTGTTCAAGGTGGTCAACGAGTGGTACGACCGCTTCGACTTTATCGGGAATGCCAATGTGCTGCGGATGCTGCTTGGCCGCGAGCCGACGTCCTTCGTCGAGTTCGCCCGCAAGCGTTTCGAGAAAGAGATCTGA
- a CDS encoding TolC family protein, which translates to MKRLLSLASGALLALLALAGPATAQTLGSGPVTLSDILSEARRANPDLEAARARYRAADEAGAQASAFPDPELSLSWSPKPTQTRAGPLDYRVGIKQRIPFWGERGLREERAEHMAGALEAAATSAEFDLDLEVRLAFFEWLFAREALSINESNRSLLSQFRRIAEQRYRAGLVPQSDPLKAGVALARVDAVDAGFRRAIENTRARINVLLNRAPDAPLGEPQAPPLVFEVPAYEELAHRALETRPELSAARSEIAASESALDLSRKDYWPDLSVGADYGVVKGGTNPGFAKDGDDIVSVMVGLNVPIQVGRRSAAVSERSAGLAAAQARAQGLSRHVQLEVHEHYTRLAEMREVLALYRERIIPTVQLELDATRLAYSGAKASFLELLDSERSLEEVLMEQARALRDYRQSHARLQRAVGAPIEGAPEGSGQ; encoded by the coding sequence ATGAAGCGACTTCTATCGCTTGCAAGCGGCGCCCTGCTCGCGCTCCTCGCGCTGGCCGGTCCCGCGACTGCCCAGACGCTGGGGAGCGGCCCGGTCACGCTGAGCGACATCCTGAGTGAGGCCCGGCGCGCCAACCCCGACCTGGAAGCAGCGCGCGCGCGCTACCGCGCCGCCGATGAAGCCGGCGCGCAGGCCTCCGCCTTCCCCGATCCCGAGCTCTCGCTGAGCTGGTCGCCCAAACCCACGCAGACCCGTGCGGGCCCGCTCGACTACCGCGTGGGCATCAAGCAGCGCATTCCCTTCTGGGGCGAGCGCGGCCTGCGCGAGGAGCGCGCCGAGCACATGGCCGGCGCTCTGGAGGCGGCGGCCACTTCCGCGGAGTTCGATCTCGACCTGGAAGTACGCCTGGCTTTCTTCGAGTGGCTCTTTGCGCGCGAAGCGCTCTCCATCAACGAGTCGAACCGCTCGCTGCTCTCGCAGTTTCGGCGCATCGCAGAGCAGCGTTACCGCGCGGGCCTCGTGCCCCAGAGCGATCCGCTCAAGGCGGGCGTGGCGCTGGCGCGGGTTGATGCAGTGGACGCCGGTTTCCGCCGCGCAATCGAGAACACGCGGGCGCGGATCAACGTGCTGCTCAACCGCGCGCCCGATGCGCCGCTTGGAGAGCCGCAGGCCCCGCCGCTTGTCTTCGAGGTCCCCGCGTACGAAGAGCTGGCCCACCGCGCGCTGGAGACGCGGCCCGAGCTGAGCGCCGCGCGCAGCGAAATCGCCGCCAGCGAGTCTGCTCTCGATTTGAGCCGCAAGGACTACTGGCCCGATCTTTCGGTGGGCGCCGACTACGGCGTCGTGAAAGGCGGAACGAATCCGGGCTTTGCCAAGGACGGCGACGACATCGTCAGCGTGATGGTGGGACTCAACGTGCCCATCCAGGTGGGGCGCCGCAGCGCCGCTGTGAGCGAGCGCAGCGCGGGCCTTGCCGCCGCGCAGGCCAGAGCGCAGGGACTCTCCCGGCACGTGCAGCTCGAAGTGCACGAGCACTACACCCGCCTCGCCGAGATGCGCGAGGTGCTCGCCCTTTATCGCGAGCGCATCATCCCGACGGTGCAGCTCGAACTCGACGCCACGCGCCTGGCCTACTCGGGCGCAAAGGCCAGCTTTCTCGAACTGCTCGACAGCGAGCGGTCCCTCGAAGAAGTCCTCATGGAACAGGCGCGCGCGTTGCGCGATTACCGCCAGAGTCACGCGCGTCTGCAACGCGCAGTGGGCGCCCCGATTGAAGGTGCCCCCGAAGGGAGCGGGCAATGA
- a CDS encoding SDR family NAD(P)-dependent oxidoreductase: MSAEPKHLSLPQRARRFVGAFLQWRSIQAQIRDLSGKTVLVTGGARGIGAEVTRVLARWNAHVLLACRDGAQGERLRAGILSENPGTRITVLDTADTADLESMAELARRVKAELNGRALDGLVLNAGIAGRRYGRSKQGYESHVATNVLGHHLLALSLLEDLARSGAARIVYVTGDIYVLAKSCTLDFQYEDKRANYAYARSKLGVSWNARSMQEHVDAQGQSIQCVSVHPGVVGSELMKGGEIAKRLFLITPQKSAQSIVYSLTDEAVRGGDYIHNVRGKMALPPNDPVLQEDKRRQFWKECNEACAPYLQAR; the protein is encoded by the coding sequence ATGTCGGCCGAACCCAAGCACCTGAGCCTCCCGCAAAGGGCCCGCCGCTTCGTGGGTGCCTTCCTGCAGTGGCGCAGCATTCAGGCGCAAATCCGCGATCTCTCGGGCAAGACCGTTCTTGTAACCGGCGGCGCCAGGGGCATCGGCGCAGAAGTGACCCGCGTGCTGGCGCGCTGGAACGCCCACGTGCTGCTGGCCTGCAGGGACGGAGCGCAGGGCGAGAGGCTGCGCGCGGGTATCCTGTCGGAGAATCCCGGTACCCGGATCACGGTGCTCGACACGGCCGACACGGCCGATCTCGAGTCCATGGCGGAACTGGCGCGCAGGGTGAAGGCCGAGCTCAATGGCCGGGCCCTCGATGGCCTCGTCCTCAACGCCGGAATCGCCGGCAGGCGATACGGGCGCAGCAAGCAGGGTTATGAATCCCACGTCGCCACCAATGTGCTCGGGCATCACCTGCTGGCGCTCTCCCTGCTCGAGGATCTGGCCAGGTCCGGCGCGGCGCGCATCGTCTATGTCACCGGCGACATCTACGTCCTGGCCAAAAGCTGCACGCTGGATTTTCAGTATGAAGACAAGCGGGCCAACTACGCCTACGCGCGTTCAAAGCTTGGGGTTTCCTGGAATGCGCGGAGCATGCAGGAGCATGTCGACGCGCAGGGACAATCAATCCAGTGCGTGAGCGTCCATCCCGGCGTCGTCGGCAGCGAACTGATGAAAGGCGGCGAAATAGCCAAGCGGCTGTTTCTCATTACGCCGCAAAAAAGTGCACAGAGCATCGTTTATTCGTTGACCGATGAGGCGGTACGTGGCGGCGACTACATCCACAACGTCCGGGGGAAAATGGCCCTTCCCCCCAACGACCCGGTCCTTCAGGAAGACAAACGCCGGCAGTTCTGGAAAGAATGCAACGAAGCCTGCGCGCCCTACCTGCAGGCGCGGTAA
- a CDS encoding carboxymuconolactone decarboxylase family protein, which produces MEITELAPEGGWADAGGMRIAPPPPSEQGAVFRLMSGISARFGRKQVPNIFLVFNKNPRLFWAWLVLASRFMPYGRLRDADREKIILRTAWVTRSRYEWGQHVELGLKAGLSDEDIVRASRGPDAFDDPRDRALVSACDEMLADRCISDATWQELGKHYDEKLLIEIVVLIGHYEMLAGFLNSTGVALEPDIEKELKAFHQRIAG; this is translated from the coding sequence ATGGAAATCACAGAACTTGCCCCGGAAGGGGGCTGGGCCGATGCCGGAGGCATGCGCATTGCGCCGCCGCCGCCCTCGGAGCAGGGAGCGGTATTTCGTCTGATGTCGGGTATTTCCGCCCGGTTCGGACGCAAGCAGGTGCCCAATATCTTCCTGGTTTTCAACAAGAACCCGCGCCTTTTCTGGGCGTGGCTGGTGCTTGCTTCCCGGTTTATGCCCTACGGGCGCCTGCGTGACGCCGATCGCGAGAAGATCATTCTGCGGACCGCGTGGGTGACGCGCAGCCGTTATGAGTGGGGCCAGCATGTCGAGCTCGGGCTGAAGGCAGGTCTCAGTGACGAGGATATCGTCAGGGCATCAAGGGGCCCCGATGCGTTCGACGATCCGCGCGATCGTGCACTGGTATCAGCCTGTGACGAAATGCTGGCCGACCGCTGCATTTCCGATGCGACATGGCAAGAGCTCGGCAAACACTACGATGAGAAACTCCTCATCGAGATCGTGGTGCTGATCGGGCACTACGAAATGCTCGCCGGCTTTCTGAACAGCACGGGTGTCGCCCTCGAACCGGACATCGAGAAGGAACTCAAGGCCTTTCATCAGCGCATCGCAGGTTGA